A part of Ptychodera flava strain L36383 chromosome 11, AS_Pfla_20210202, whole genome shotgun sequence genomic DNA contains:
- the LOC139143970 gene encoding uncharacterized protein gives MSISRNGFELFRGTSTLVSFILILYCFGDQLAMGVNGNVVGCGNCRPDDCINQGPGIYPQYKCLTSVKTDLESTLPTASTIQNHVDTGSSGFTSVETLVLLTFDIIQLGGTVLMLTAVFYVIKGIQQLQKDNGKLAEQLSMVQKEVERIKEPRTQARTQHRIRGTRDYHNFGNQEEAQPMINHHQTAQLQNVNPAE, from the exons ATGTCAATTTCACGCAACGGATTTGAATTGTTTCGAG GTACAAGTACTTTGGTTTCctttattttgatattgtaTTGTTTCGGTGACCAACTCGCGATGGGAGTAAATGGGAATGTTGTAGGTTGTGGTAATTGTCGGCCTGACGATTGCATCAATCAAGGACCAGGAATTTATCCTCAATACAAATGTCTTACTTCCGTGAAGACAGACCTAGAATCAACACTCCCTACAGCATCAACCATACAGAACCATGTTGACACCG GCTCGTCGGGATTTACATCAGTAGAGACATTAGTGTTATTGACATTTGATATAATTCAACTCGGAGGAACAGTGCTGATGCTCACTGCCGTATTTTATGTAATAAAGGGGATACAGCAACTCCAGAAAGACAATGGTAAACTGGCAGAACAGTTATCAATGGTGCAGAAAGAGGTGGAACGTATTAAAG AACCACGAACCCAGGCGCGAACCCAACACCGTATCCGTGGAACAAGAGACTACCATAACTTCG gaaATCAAGAAGAGGCGCAACCGATGATAAATCATCATCAGACCGCACAACTTCAAAATGTCAATCCTGCTGAGTGA
- the LOC139144443 gene encoding putative uncharacterized protein DDB_G0292330 translates to MSPTSATPVINNGKLYTASFDGSIKIWDVDDIKDDITSFGNKDDEEEDEDNKEKKKNKKNKDSNENEEKDSIVEKNELESTEKLRNGDEKKDSEKEFDDDDLDAEITREIEEINKEMESVKDM, encoded by the exons ATGTCGCCCACGTCCGCCACCCCCGTT ATAAACAATGGCAAACTGTACACGGCGTCCTTTGACGGATCCATAAAGATCTGGGACGTGGACGACATCAAAGACGACATCACGAGTTTCGGAAACAAGGACGACGAAGAAGAAGACGAGGACaacaaggagaagaagaagaacaagaagaaCAAGGATTCGAACGAGAACGAGGAGAAGGACAGCATCGTGGAGAAGAACGAGTTAGAGAGCACGGAGAAGCTGAGGAACGGCGACGAGAAGAAAGACAGCGAAAAGGAATTCGACGACGACGACCTGGATGCTGAGATCACCAGAGAAATAGAAGAAATTAACAAAGAGATGGAGTCTGTGAAAGATATGTAA